The following are encoded together in the Euwallacea fornicatus isolate EFF26 chromosome 11, ASM4011564v1, whole genome shotgun sequence genome:
- the Atg9 gene encoding autophagy-related protein 9A isoform X1 — MTTNYASLNETPDFYGEYGTGEYGIPNQHMSEPTRSQWNHIEDLDSFFTRVYKYHQKHGFKCIALKELVDLHQFSFIAGIMFTMIYAVDYDRLFNHKTEEGKWIFSLLRPFDEVMSNLPFSGWLLLFFLGIMFFLSVIRKVYALIMYWDIKQFYNQALLIEDDNLDNLTWHEVQKKLIHVQLDLQMCIHKRELTELDIYHRILRQTNYLVALVNKRLLPPRVNVPFLGEVVYWTKNLRLNIMILLFWSPWSPFENPWHLREEYKRPGYREKMAQQLGRQILWLFLINLLASPLVFVGQIIFYFFNYFEQVRREPGRFGLRYWSHYGQLYFRHFNELDHELHSRLTRAYKPATKYMASFCSPHVVILAQHLTFICSSVLTVFICLSFLDNEILYWDQVLTMLAILTGVIGIGRSLVPDETLIWCPEQLLEAVVLHTHYLPGVWQGYAHTSRVRACFQQLFQYRFAALIEEFLSPILVPYFLIRYVYPRTLDFVDFFRNFTVSVVGVGDVCSFAQMDIKKHGNPDWHAEQEEDESGDRSRVMTDQYTQAEDGKVELSLMHFTVTNPNWQPPPDAMEFVENVNLESNRAMFNNDDAIIGPFGILSSLDFSKQAPPKQDEPPASHIHLSTAGGFGRSSLPGANVRQSLFSQRTEGPDMFRSIQNMRASMLILHNRHAMRSAQASNLQTIDKSGAVSGGDHTTVV, encoded by the exons ATGACTACAAATTATGCATCTCTCAATGAAACTCCTGATTTTTATGGGGAATATGGAACTGGGGAGTATGGAATTCCCAATCAACATATGTCGGAACCAACCCGTTCCCAATGGAACCATATTGAAGACCTTGACTCCTTTTTTACTAGAGTTTACAAGTACCATCAAAAACATGGCTTTAAATGCATTGCCCTTAAA GAACTTGTTGATTTGCACCAATTCAGTTTTATAGCAGGCATAATGTTCACCATGATTTATGCCGTTGACTATGACAGGTTGTTTAATCATAAAACTGAGGAAGGAAAATGGATTTTCTCCCTTCTTCGACCTTTTGACGAG GTTATGTCAAATCTACCTTTCTCGGGGTGGttgctgttgtttttcttAGGCATAATGTTCTTTTTAAGTGTCATTCGTAAAGTATATGCTTTGATTATGTATTGGGATATAAAACAATTCTACAACCAAGCCTTGTTGATTGAGGACGATAACTTAGATAACCTGACTTGGCATGAGGTGCAAAAGAAACTCATTCATGTGCAATTGGATCTCCAGATGTGCATCCACAAGCGTGAATTGACAGAGCTTGATATTTATCATAGAATTCTAAGGCAAACTAACTATTTGGTAGCACTGGTCAATAAGAGACTGCTACCTCCTAGAGTAAATGTGCCGTTTTTGGGGGAGGTCGTCTATTGGACGAAAAATTTACGGCTAAACATCATGATCCTGCTGTTTTGGTCTCCATGGTCCCCTTTTGAAAATCCATGGCATCTGAGAGAAGAGTACAAAAGACCTGGCTATAGAGAAAAAATGGCTCAACAGCTGGGACGACAAATATTATGGCTGTTCCTCATTAATCTTTTGGCTTCACCTTTAGTGTTTGTAGGTCAGatcattttctatttctttaaTTACTTCGAGCAGGTACGCCGAGAGCCTGGCAGGTTTGGGCTTCGTTATTGGTCTCATTACGGACAGCTCTACTTTAG ACATTTCAATGAGCTGGACCATGAGTTACACTCGAGATTGACTAGAGCATACAAGCCAGCTACAAAATATATGGCATCCTTCTGTTCACCACATGTGGTTATTCTAGCGCAGCATTTAACGTTCATTTGCAGTTCTGTATTGACAGTGTTCATCTGTCTCAGTTTCTTGGACAATGAGATTCTCTATTGGGATCag GTTTTAACAATGTTAGCCATCTTGACCGGCGTCATTGGGATCGGTCGCAGCTTAGTGCCGGATGAAACTTTAATTTGGTGTCCCGAACAGCTGTTAGAAGCAGTAGTGTTGCACACCCATTATCTGCCAGGCGTCTGGCAAGGCTACGCGCACACCTCGCGTGTGCGTGCCTGTTTCCAGCAACTTTTTCAGTACCGCTTTGCCGCGTTGATCGAGGAGTTCCTCTCTCCTATTTTAGTGCCGTACTTCCTAATTCGTTATGTTTATCCACGCACGCTCGATTTCGTGGATTTTTTCCGGAACTTCACCGTGTCGGTAGTGGGGGTTGGGGACGTGTGCAGTTTTGCCCAGATGGACATTAAAAAACATGGAAACCCCGACTGGCATGCTGAACAAGAGGAGGACGAATCTGGCGACAGGAGTCGGGTG ATGACTGACCAATACACGCAAGCAGAGGATGGCAAAGTTGAGCTCTCGTTAATGCACTTTACTGTGACCAACCCCAACTGGCAGCCACCCCCAGACGCAATGGAATTTGTGGAGAATGTCAATCTGGAGTCAAACAGGGCCATGTTTAATAATGATGACGCCATTATTGGGCCTTTCGGTATTTTGTCCAGTTTGGATTTTTCAAAGCAAGCCCCTCCGAAACAGGATGAGCCACCTGCGTCCCATATTCATCTCTCCACCGCCGGAGGCTTCGGACGTTCCTCCCTCCCGGGCGCAAACGTAAGACAGAGTCTCTTCAGCCAGCGCACAGAGGGTCCAGACATGTTCCGCTCCATCCAAAACATGCGCGCTAGCATGCTCATCTTGCACAACAGGCACGCAATGCG GTCTGCACAGGCTTCCAATCTCCAG aCAATCGATAAGAGTGGTGCAGTCAGCGGAGGAGACCACACCACTGTTGTTTAG
- the LOC136342017 gene encoding facilitated trehalose transporter Tret1-like isoform X1: MINVFAQFFKWLRGRTQSDEAKVGECFFMYLSVVTAYLTAFTSGLSVSWTSPVIPKFKTEENPFNHTVSTTQTAMMASFLPLGAITGPILAGYMADRFGRKFTMMLLGFPSMAGFCILAFAKIIELWYFARFLLGIGVGCYFAICPMYVAEISQNHNRAKFGCLFGVFITLGLFYPFSLGAHLNIPVYAMTCNIPLLVFLVVFGIFMPETPIWLLINGKVKQAEEALVKLRKKEPVDVQEEINEILAAVQENQGKGGFRELIRSQPAKRAMIICIGLVLLQELSGIHPMMAYLKPIFQASGTKISPDLSTIIFGLSQISSNFITALIVEKVGRRILYMVSAVGCGIACAILGAYFFLQTQKADLDGVFWLPLTCMVAYMIFFSCGLGPLAWSIVGEIFPSHVKGIGSGLTVCVSFSASFFVLMTFPIVSEAAGMSAPFWMFTVVTVIGLFFIHYVVPETKGMTLAEIQDTLMRGGVKRPDKEVQAVAPESVTTYF; encoded by the exons ATGATCAACGTTTTCGCTCAGTTTTTCAAGTGGCTCAGAGGGAGGACTCAGAGCGATGAGGCCAAAGTGGGAGAATGCTTCTTCATGTACCTCAGCGTGGTAACTG ccTACCTCACGGCCTTCACCAGCGGCCTGTCAGTATCATGGACTTCCCCCGTCATACCAAAGTTCAAAACCGAAGAGAATCCCTTCAATCACACAGTCTCCACCACCCAGACCGCCATGATGGCGTCGTTTTTGCCCTTAGGGGCTATCACGGGCCCTATTTTAGCAG GGTACATGGCTGATCGATTCGGTAGGAAATTCACCATGATGCTTTTGGGCTTTCCTTCGATGGCGGGATTCTGCATATTGGCCTTCGCTAAAATAATTGAGCTGTGGTACTTTGCCAG ATTTCTATTGGGGATTGGGGTCGGATGTTACTTCGCCATTTGTCCCATGTACGTGGCGGAGATATCCCAAAACCATAACAGGGCAAAGTTCGGCTGCCTGTTTGGGGTGTTTATCACATTAGGGCTGTTTTATCCGTTCTCCCTTGGGGCGCATTTAAATATACCGGTCTACGCCATGACGTGCAATATTCCTTTGCTCGTATTCCTAGTCG TTTTCGGAATATTCATGCCCGAAACTCCAATTTGGCTTCTTATCAATGGAAAAGTTAAGCAGGCAGAAGAAGCGCTGGTTAAATTGAGGAAAAAGGAACCAGTGGATGTGCAGGAAGAAATTAACGAAATCCTAGCTGCTGTCCAAGAAAATCAAGGAAAAG GGGGCTTCCGCGAACTTATCCGATCCCAACCAGCCAAACGCGCAATGATAATCTGCATCGGACTAGTGCTCCTCCAGGAGCTCTCGGGCATCCACCCCATGATGGCCTATCTGAAGCCCATTTTCCAAGCCAGCGGCACTAAAATCTCCCCCGATCTATCCACTATTATTTTCGGACTGTCTCAAATCAGTTCCAATTTCATCACCGCCCTTATCGTGGAAAAGGTAGGGCGCCGGATACTTTATATGGTGTCAGCGGTGGGGTGTGGCATTGCCTGCGCCATCCTGGGGGCCTACTTCTTCCTGCAAACCCAGAAAGCCGATTTGGACGGGGTCTTTTGGTTGCCTTTGACGTGCATGGTCGCCTACATGATCTTCTTCAGTTGCGGATTAGGACCTTTGGCGTGGTCGATCGTGGGGGAGATATTTCCCTCACATGTGAAAG GAATTGGTTCGGGGCTGACGGTGTGCGTCTCATTCTCGGCCTCGTTTTTCGTGTTGATGACGTTCCCAATTGTGTCGGAAGCGGCGGGAATGAGCGCCCCTTTCTGGATGTTTACTGTGGTGACGGTAATAGGGCTGTTCTTCATACATTACGTTGTCCCAGAGACAAAGGGCATGACGTTAGCCGAAATCCAGGATACTTTAATGAGGGGCGGGGTGAAAAGGCCCGACAAGGAGGTGCAGGCCGTGGCACCAGAGAGCGTCACAACGTATTTTTGa
- the Atg9 gene encoding autophagy-related protein 9A isoform X2, which yields MTTNYASLNETPDFYGEYGTGEYGIPNQHMSEPTRSQWNHIEDLDSFFTRVYKYHQKHGFKCIALKELVDLHQFSFIAGIMFTMIYAVDYDRLFNHKTEEGKWIFSLLRPFDEVMSNLPFSGWLLLFFLGIMFFLSVIRKVYALIMYWDIKQFYNQALLIEDDNLDNLTWHEVQKKLIHVQLDLQMCIHKRELTELDIYHRILRQTNYLVALVNKRLLPPRVNVPFLGEVVYWTKNLRLNIMILLFWSPWSPFENPWHLREEYKRPGYREKMAQQLGRQILWLFLINLLASPLVFVGQIIFYFFNYFEQVRREPGRFGLRYWSHYGQLYFRHFNELDHELHSRLTRAYKPATKYMASFCSPHVVILAQHLTFICSSVLTVFICLSFLDNEILYWDQVLTMLAILTGVIGIGRSLVPDETLIWCPEQLLEAVVLHTHYLPGVWQGYAHTSRVRACFQQLFQYRFAALIEEFLSPILVPYFLIRYVYPRTLDFVDFFRNFTVSVVGVGDVCSFAQMDIKKHGNPDWHAEQEEDESGDRSRVMTDQYTQAEDGKVELSLMHFTVTNPNWQPPPDAMEFVENVNLESNRAMFNNDDAIIGPFGILSSLDFSKQAPPKQDEPPASHIHLSTAGGFGRSSLPGANVRQSLFSQRTEGPDMFRSIQNMRASMLILHNRHAMRQSIRVVQSAEETTPLLFRK from the exons ATGACTACAAATTATGCATCTCTCAATGAAACTCCTGATTTTTATGGGGAATATGGAACTGGGGAGTATGGAATTCCCAATCAACATATGTCGGAACCAACCCGTTCCCAATGGAACCATATTGAAGACCTTGACTCCTTTTTTACTAGAGTTTACAAGTACCATCAAAAACATGGCTTTAAATGCATTGCCCTTAAA GAACTTGTTGATTTGCACCAATTCAGTTTTATAGCAGGCATAATGTTCACCATGATTTATGCCGTTGACTATGACAGGTTGTTTAATCATAAAACTGAGGAAGGAAAATGGATTTTCTCCCTTCTTCGACCTTTTGACGAG GTTATGTCAAATCTACCTTTCTCGGGGTGGttgctgttgtttttcttAGGCATAATGTTCTTTTTAAGTGTCATTCGTAAAGTATATGCTTTGATTATGTATTGGGATATAAAACAATTCTACAACCAAGCCTTGTTGATTGAGGACGATAACTTAGATAACCTGACTTGGCATGAGGTGCAAAAGAAACTCATTCATGTGCAATTGGATCTCCAGATGTGCATCCACAAGCGTGAATTGACAGAGCTTGATATTTATCATAGAATTCTAAGGCAAACTAACTATTTGGTAGCACTGGTCAATAAGAGACTGCTACCTCCTAGAGTAAATGTGCCGTTTTTGGGGGAGGTCGTCTATTGGACGAAAAATTTACGGCTAAACATCATGATCCTGCTGTTTTGGTCTCCATGGTCCCCTTTTGAAAATCCATGGCATCTGAGAGAAGAGTACAAAAGACCTGGCTATAGAGAAAAAATGGCTCAACAGCTGGGACGACAAATATTATGGCTGTTCCTCATTAATCTTTTGGCTTCACCTTTAGTGTTTGTAGGTCAGatcattttctatttctttaaTTACTTCGAGCAGGTACGCCGAGAGCCTGGCAGGTTTGGGCTTCGTTATTGGTCTCATTACGGACAGCTCTACTTTAG ACATTTCAATGAGCTGGACCATGAGTTACACTCGAGATTGACTAGAGCATACAAGCCAGCTACAAAATATATGGCATCCTTCTGTTCACCACATGTGGTTATTCTAGCGCAGCATTTAACGTTCATTTGCAGTTCTGTATTGACAGTGTTCATCTGTCTCAGTTTCTTGGACAATGAGATTCTCTATTGGGATCag GTTTTAACAATGTTAGCCATCTTGACCGGCGTCATTGGGATCGGTCGCAGCTTAGTGCCGGATGAAACTTTAATTTGGTGTCCCGAACAGCTGTTAGAAGCAGTAGTGTTGCACACCCATTATCTGCCAGGCGTCTGGCAAGGCTACGCGCACACCTCGCGTGTGCGTGCCTGTTTCCAGCAACTTTTTCAGTACCGCTTTGCCGCGTTGATCGAGGAGTTCCTCTCTCCTATTTTAGTGCCGTACTTCCTAATTCGTTATGTTTATCCACGCACGCTCGATTTCGTGGATTTTTTCCGGAACTTCACCGTGTCGGTAGTGGGGGTTGGGGACGTGTGCAGTTTTGCCCAGATGGACATTAAAAAACATGGAAACCCCGACTGGCATGCTGAACAAGAGGAGGACGAATCTGGCGACAGGAGTCGGGTG ATGACTGACCAATACACGCAAGCAGAGGATGGCAAAGTTGAGCTCTCGTTAATGCACTTTACTGTGACCAACCCCAACTGGCAGCCACCCCCAGACGCAATGGAATTTGTGGAGAATGTCAATCTGGAGTCAAACAGGGCCATGTTTAATAATGATGACGCCATTATTGGGCCTTTCGGTATTTTGTCCAGTTTGGATTTTTCAAAGCAAGCCCCTCCGAAACAGGATGAGCCACCTGCGTCCCATATTCATCTCTCCACCGCCGGAGGCTTCGGACGTTCCTCCCTCCCGGGCGCAAACGTAAGACAGAGTCTCTTCAGCCAGCGCACAGAGGGTCCAGACATGTTCCGCTCCATCCAAAACATGCGCGCTAGCATGCTCATCTTGCACAACAGGCACGCAATGCG aCAATCGATAAGAGTGGTGCAGTCAGCGGAGGAGACCACACCACTGTTGTTTAGGAAATAG
- the aph-1 gene encoding gamma-secretase subunit Aph-1, translated as MTVMEFFGCTFLAFGAPFAMFLFTIAQDPVRIIILIAAAFFWLLSLLLSSIIWFAVVPLRQYLAFGAICSVILQEAFRFIIYRILRKAETGLMKITDDHATLIDNKHISAYVSGLGFGIISGAFSLVNILADAVGPGTVGLVTGNEMFFLSSSATTLCFILLHTFWSVLFFNGFDNENKVQIGYVVLTHLLATTLTLFNRYQIYSATLVPLYAIMVMTGLYAFKVVGGSVTSFKRCFIL; from the coding sequence ATGACTGTGATGGAATTTTTCGGCTGCACTTTCCTGGCATTCGGCGCCCCCTTTGCAATGTTTTTGTTCACTATTGCTCAAGACCCAGTCAGGATCATAATACTTATAGCCGCGGCTTTCTTTTGGCTTTTGTCACTTCTCCTGTCGTCTATAATATGGTTTGCAGTAGTGCCTCTAAGACAATATCTTGCGTTTGGAGCAATTTGCTCAGTGATCCTCCAAGAAGCCTTCAGATTCATCATTTATCGCATCTTGAGAAAAGCCGAAACTGGACTAATGAAAATCACAGATGATCATGCAACACTAATTGACAATAAGCACATTTCGGCTTATGTTAGTGGCCTAGGTTTTGGTATTATTAGTGGAGCCTTCTCACTAGTGAATATATTAGCAGATGCTGTCGGCCCAGGGACTGTGGGTTTAGTAACTGGAAACGAAATGTTTTTTCTGTCAAGTTCGGCGACAACACTGTGTTTTATTTTGCTACACACCTTCTGGAGTGTGCTGTTTTTCAACGGCTTTGATAATGAGAATAAGGTCCAAATTGGGTATGTGGTTCTGACACATTTGTTGGCCACAACATTGACATTATTCAATCGTTATCAGATCTATTCAGCTACCTTAGTTCCCTTGTATGCCATAATGGTAATGACAGGGTTGTATGCTTTTAAAGTTGTAGGAGGCTCAGTGACTTCATTTAAGCGTTGCTTCATATTATAA
- the GMF gene encoding glia maturation factor, translating to MSGSVNICEITEDVRQALRDFRFRKYKDTAALVLKVDREKQLIVIDEYLDDTNIESLQESLPGHQPRFVILSYKQEHKDGRISYPLCFIFFTPRDSHAELQMMYAGSKLALQKESDVSRAYEIRELEDLTEEWLLSKLGN from the exons ATG TCGGGCAGTGTGAATATTTGTGAAATAACTGAAGATGTGCGACAAGCCCTGAGAGATTTCCGGTTCAGGAAGTACAAAGACACTGCAGCACTTGTCT TAAAGGTGGATCGAGAGAAACAACTCATTGTTATAGATGAGTATCTAGATGACACAAACATCGAGTCCCTTCAAGAGAGCTTGCCAGGGCATCAGCCACGATTTGTTATTCTATCATACAAACAAGAACATAAAGATGGGAGAATTTCATATCCTTTGTGCTTCATATTTTTCACTCCTAGAGATAGTCATGCAGAGCTGCAAATGATGTATGCCGGCTCAAAGTTGGCTCTACAAAAGGAATCTGATGTCTCCAGAGCATATGAGATTCGTGAGTTGGAGGATCTCACTGAGGAGTGGTTACTCAGCAAGCTGGGGAATTGA
- the LOC136342015 gene encoding protein O-mannosyl-transferase TMTC4-like, which produces MDANANSKRYIAIASCAFASHFISLWGRFVFDDSEAIVKNKDILPETPLKSVFLNDFWGTNIALNTSHKSYRPLTILSYRLNVFFSNGRLDAFQFHTANVVLHGMLSIMALPFFECLLKRRKYRKSLAPLDDPAFTGALLYAVHPVHCEAVAALVGRADILAAVLFISVIILYKVSSGHTFWIVMVLMLTSSAVLCKETAITILGFSAMYEFYLRKKPSKTFCFRFIALATIGSLIMFLRLRIMNFEGPTFSPTDNPSAFADKLFVRIFSYNYIYFLNILLLIWPQWLCFDWSMGCIPLIESFYDYRLFLVLLFWILVLIVAQRLIKNFFQMKMDVTAVAVSLLVIPCIPSSNLLFKVGFVIAERNLLIPSLGYCLLISIGLEKLKSRIDRFKLVFTAIYLILVATFIARSMQRNYEWLTEERLFKAALNICPLNAKVHYNMAKVAADQGRKAEALAGYQKALDLYPNYEQAMNNLANLLRESGELEKAEILLRKAVEVRPNFAAAWMNLGIVLSGRGQLLEAETAYRLAIKHRTKYADAQYNLGNLYLDMERHEQALVAWKEAVNLRPSHVAAWGNTLALLDSRNRAHEAVKLGISALKHVPKAPSIHFALANVLGKLRRFPEAEFHFLQAIKLNENNALYYSNLGVLYHRWERTEKARQMYLKAIKLDPQLASAKANLRKLEAKEK; this is translated from the exons ATG GATGCAAATGCCAATTCCAAAAGATACATTGCTATAGCATCATGTGCATTTGCGAGCCACTTTATATCTCTATGGGGCCGCTTTGTTTTTGATGATTCAGAGGCAATTGTCAAAAACAAGGACATCTTACCAGAAACCCCTTTGAAATCAGTGTTCCTAAATGACTTTTGGGGCACCAACATTGCATTAAATACTAGTCACAAAAGCTATCGACCTCTCACAATATTGTCTTACAG ATTAAATGTGTTCTTTTCCAATGGGCGATTGGATGCTTTTCAGTTCCATACTGCCAATGTGGTGCTGCATGGCATGTTGTCTATCATGGCTTTGCcattttttgaatgtttgCTCAAAAGAAGGAAGTACAGAAAATCATTGGCCCCATTAGATGATCCTGCTTTTACTGGAGCTTTGCTTTATGCAGTCCATCCAGTGCATTGCGAG GCAGTTGCAGCTTTGGTTGGACGGGCGGACATATTAGCTGCGGTATTGTTTATCTCAgtgattattttatataaagtttCTTCAGGACATACCTTTTGGATTGTAATGGTGCTGATGTTGACAAGTTCTGCAGTATTGTGCAAAGAAACTGCCATAACAATTCTG GGTTTCTCTGCAATGTATGAATTTTATCTTCGTAAAAAGCCTTCAAAAACCttctgttttcgttttattgcaTTAGCAACAATAGGGTCTTTGATAATGTTTCTGAGACTGAGAATAATGAACTTTGAAGGACCCACATTTAGCCCCACAGATAATCCCTCAGCATTTGCCGATAAACTCTTCGTGAGG ATATTCTCCTACaactacatttattttttaaacattttgctGCTCATATGGCCCCAATGGCTCTGCTTTGACTGGTCAATGGGCTGCATACCACTGATAGAGTCCTTTTATGATTACCGCCTATTTTTGGTGCtacttttttggattttagTGTTAATAGTGGCTCAACGACTCATAAAGAACTTCTTTCAAATGAAGAT GGACGTCACAGCAGTGGCAGTTAGCCTCTTAGTGATCCCCTGCATCCCCAGCAGTAATTTGCTGTTTAAAGTGGGATTTGTGATTGCTGAGCGCAATCTGTTGATACCAAGCCTGGGGTACTGTCTCCTTATATCTATAGGACTCGAGAAGCTTAAGAGCCGCATTGATCGCTTCAAATTG GTTTTCACAGCGATATACCTGATTTTGGTCGCTACTTTCATCGCAAGAAGCATGCAGAGAAACTATGAGTGGCTAACTGAAGAACGGCTTTTTAAAGCAGCCCTGAACATATGCCCTTTAAACGCTAAAGTTCACTACAATATGGCAAAGGTGGCTGCCGACCAGGGCCGAAAAGCGGAGGCACTGGCAGGTTATCAAAAGGCCCTTGATTTATACCCCAACTATGAACAAGCCATGAACAATTTAGCCAACCTTCTCCGAGAGTCTGGCGAATTGGAAAAGGCAGAAATTCTTTTACGAAAAGCTGTGGAGGTGAGGCCCAATTTCGCAGCTGCTTGGATGAATTTGGGAATAGTACTGAGTGGAAGGGGGCAACTCTTGGAGGCCGAAACCGCCTATAGACTTGCAATTAAACACAGGACCAAGTATGCAGATGCTCAATATAACCTGGGGAACCTCTATTTGGATATGGAAAGGCATGAGCAAGCCCTAGTAGCCTGGAAAGAGGCAGTCAACTTACGTCCTAGTCACGTGGCAGCGTGGGGCAACACTTTGGCCTTGTTGGACTCAAGAAATCGAGCTCATGAGGCCGTAAAATTAGGGATTTCAGCTTTGAAACATGTCCCTAAAGCGCCGTCCATTCACTTTGCCCTTGCCAATGTTTTGGGAAAGTTGCGCAG ATTTCCTGAAGCAGAATTCCACTTTCTGCAAGCGATTAAGCTCAACGAAAACAATGCTCTGTACTACTCAAACTTAGGGGTATTGTACCACCGTTGGGAAAGAACAGAGAAAGCCCGTCAGATGTATTTAAAGGCCATCAAATTAGACCCCCAACTCGCCTCTGCGAAAGCTAACTTGCGTAAACTTGAGGCGAAGGAAAAATAA
- the LOC136342017 gene encoding facilitated trehalose transporter Tret1-like isoform X2 yields MRARTLGYMADRFGRKFTMMLLGFPSMAGFCILAFAKIIELWYFARFLLGIGVGCYFAICPMYVAEISQNHNRAKFGCLFGVFITLGLFYPFSLGAHLNIPVYAMTCNIPLLVFLVVFGIFMPETPIWLLINGKVKQAEEALVKLRKKEPVDVQEEINEILAAVQENQGKGGFRELIRSQPAKRAMIICIGLVLLQELSGIHPMMAYLKPIFQASGTKISPDLSTIIFGLSQISSNFITALIVEKVGRRILYMVSAVGCGIACAILGAYFFLQTQKADLDGVFWLPLTCMVAYMIFFSCGLGPLAWSIVGEIFPSHVKGIGSGLTVCVSFSASFFVLMTFPIVSEAAGMSAPFWMFTVVTVIGLFFIHYVVPETKGMTLAEIQDTLMRGGVKRPDKEVQAVAPESVTTYF; encoded by the exons ATGCGGGCGAGGACCTTGG GGTACATGGCTGATCGATTCGGTAGGAAATTCACCATGATGCTTTTGGGCTTTCCTTCGATGGCGGGATTCTGCATATTGGCCTTCGCTAAAATAATTGAGCTGTGGTACTTTGCCAG ATTTCTATTGGGGATTGGGGTCGGATGTTACTTCGCCATTTGTCCCATGTACGTGGCGGAGATATCCCAAAACCATAACAGGGCAAAGTTCGGCTGCCTGTTTGGGGTGTTTATCACATTAGGGCTGTTTTATCCGTTCTCCCTTGGGGCGCATTTAAATATACCGGTCTACGCCATGACGTGCAATATTCCTTTGCTCGTATTCCTAGTCG TTTTCGGAATATTCATGCCCGAAACTCCAATTTGGCTTCTTATCAATGGAAAAGTTAAGCAGGCAGAAGAAGCGCTGGTTAAATTGAGGAAAAAGGAACCAGTGGATGTGCAGGAAGAAATTAACGAAATCCTAGCTGCTGTCCAAGAAAATCAAGGAAAAG GGGGCTTCCGCGAACTTATCCGATCCCAACCAGCCAAACGCGCAATGATAATCTGCATCGGACTAGTGCTCCTCCAGGAGCTCTCGGGCATCCACCCCATGATGGCCTATCTGAAGCCCATTTTCCAAGCCAGCGGCACTAAAATCTCCCCCGATCTATCCACTATTATTTTCGGACTGTCTCAAATCAGTTCCAATTTCATCACCGCCCTTATCGTGGAAAAGGTAGGGCGCCGGATACTTTATATGGTGTCAGCGGTGGGGTGTGGCATTGCCTGCGCCATCCTGGGGGCCTACTTCTTCCTGCAAACCCAGAAAGCCGATTTGGACGGGGTCTTTTGGTTGCCTTTGACGTGCATGGTCGCCTACATGATCTTCTTCAGTTGCGGATTAGGACCTTTGGCGTGGTCGATCGTGGGGGAGATATTTCCCTCACATGTGAAAG GAATTGGTTCGGGGCTGACGGTGTGCGTCTCATTCTCGGCCTCGTTTTTCGTGTTGATGACGTTCCCAATTGTGTCGGAAGCGGCGGGAATGAGCGCCCCTTTCTGGATGTTTACTGTGGTGACGGTAATAGGGCTGTTCTTCATACATTACGTTGTCCCAGAGACAAAGGGCATGACGTTAGCCGAAATCCAGGATACTTTAATGAGGGGCGGGGTGAAAAGGCCCGACAAGGAGGTGCAGGCCGTGGCACCAGAGAGCGTCACAACGTATTTTTGa
- the RpL13A gene encoding large ribosomal subunit protein uL13: MTGFSEKPILIDGRGHLLGRLAAITAKTLLQGNKVIVVRCEQLNISGNFFRNKLKFMSFLRKRCNVNPARGPFHFRAPSRIFWKTVRGMLPHKTERGKQALRRLKAYEGIPPPYDRRKRVVVPGALRVICLKPGRKFCHVGRLSHEVGWKYQSVVRALETKRKVKAVLSIRKRDKLKKITHSLTKVTHK, from the exons ATGACGGGTTTTAGTGAAAAG CCGATCCTCATTGACGGAAGGGGCCATTTGCTGGGCCGACTTGCCGCAATCACCGCCAAAACTTTACTGCAGGGAAACAAAGTCATTGTTGTGCGATGTGAACAACTGAACATCTCGGGCAACTTCTTCAG gaataaactaaaattcatGTCATTTCTACGAAAGAGATGCAATGTAAACCCTGCTCGTGGACCTTTTCATTTCAGAGCTCCTTCCAGGATCTTCTGGAAGACTGTTAGAG GAATGTTGCCACACAAAACAGAAAGGGGCAAGCAGGCTCTGCGTAGATTGAAGGCATATGAAGGCATCCCTCCGCCATATGACAGAAGGAAGCGTGTCGTAGTGCCTGGAGCCCTGCGCGTTATCTGCCTTAAACCTGGACGCAAG ttctgTCATGTAGGCCGTCTGTCCCATGAAGTTGGATGGAAGTACCAATCGGTGGTACGTGCTTTGGAGACGAAACGCAAGGTGAAGGCTGTATTGAGCATTCGCAAACGTGACAAGCTCAAGAAGATCACGCATTCACTGACAAAAGTCACACACAAGTAA